Part of the Pseudoalteromonas sp. Scap06 genome is shown below.
GACTTAGCAAGAAACCAAGTTCAGCCTGTTGATATGGTTCCCACTCAGGAAAAAAACCAGTTACGCCAATTTTATTCCCAGTTGCGTGTTCAATGATTGTCAAAGTTAACCATTGATTTGAAGTCTTTTTCCATTCACCTAAGCGAGAATTAAAGCGTTCACTTATTTCAGATTCGGTAAATGGATCGCTGACATATTTGAGTACACCGCTTGATTGATGAAGTTCCTCAAAAAATTCCCAGTCATCTTTACTAATTGGTTTTAAAGTCAACCTTTGGGTTTCAATTTGCACTGACTTTCCTTTGCTATATAACAATTTTATAGTGCGCTCATCGCGCATATTTCTGCCAACGATACGCTCATGTATTTTATAAATCATTTTTACCAAATAACTTAACACATTGCTATATATAATTTTTTATTAGCACTCAAACTCTCAATAAAAGAGAAAATGCGCTCGCCGCTCATTTTCTTGAATATGTGTGCATCACAACTATACTGTATATAAAAACAGCACTATTATTGGTAATAGTATGAAAACACGTTCCCCATTTTTAAATTACATAGCTGAATATATGCTAGTTCGTCAATATTCATTACGCACCGTAGATACCTACCTAAGATGGATTGCATCTTATATCCATTTTCATAATAAACGCCATCCCGCCTCAATGGGGGACAATGAAGTCGAACGCTACTTAGAACATTTAGTGTTAAAGCAAAACGTTGCACCACGTACGCAAGCCACCGCACTCAATTCATTGTCATTTTTATACAAGCACATAATAAAAAAAGAACTCTCATTAAATTTAAATTTTGCCCATAGTAAAAAACAAGCAAAGCTCCCTGTAGTGATGACCCAAGAGGAAGTTAAAATGTTGATGGCTCATTTAAATAAGCGCTATTATTTAATTGCAGCCCTCATGTATGGAAGTGGCTTAAGAGTAATGGAAGCGGTGCAATTAAGAGTGAAAGATATTGATTTTGATTATAAATGCATTCAAGTATGGAATGGAAAAGGTAATAAACACCGCATTGTTACGCTGGCCACAGAGCTAATACCTATGCTAAGAAATCAAATTTTGAACGTTGATGACTATTTAAAACTGGATTTAAATAATACGGAATATGCTGGTGTATGGATGCCATATGCTTTAACAAAAAAATATCCAAGTGCCGCAAAATCGCTTGCGTGGCAGTATTTATTTCCTTCTCATATATTAAGTTCAGATCCTCAAAGTGGTGAAATAAGACGACATCATTTTCATCACTCTTGTATTAGAAAAGAGGTTAAAAGAGCCGTCCAAAAATCAGGATTAACAAAAATAATAACACCTCATACATTAAGACACTCTTTTGCTACTCATCTACTGCAAAATGGCGCCGATATAAGAACTGTTCAAGCTCAGCTTGGCCATTCTGATGTTAAAACCACACAAATATATACCCATGTACTGCAACAAGGTGCCAACGGGGTTGTTAGCCCTTTTTCAAGATTATAAGCGTCTCTTTTTAATCCTCTACGCATACATATTCGCTTTAAGACCAATACTGCTATCTATTTCTACTTTGAAAAACATAAAAAAGCCCCGCTTAATATTACTCAAGCAGGACTCCACACTAATTTTGTATCAATAAAAGCGCCTAAACTGCAGGCGCTTTGCATTATTGAATTTTATTGGTTAACCACGCTTTTAAGCGGATTAACTGGCTGTGCGTTGTCGTCTAGAATGTTCATATCGAAGTCGAACTCATCAACACGAATCGCTTTTTCACGCTTTTTGTTGTAATCACTTAACTGAACAAATTCAGCGTCGTTAATTACTTTTGCAGCAAGTGCATTTTCAAGCGTGATTGAAAAACGCGTACCCGGCTTAAAGGTTTTAGCACGTAGCGCTTTTTTCACTTTAGCTAATAGCTCAAGTGACGCCATTTTAGCTTTGTAAGCTTGCTCATTGATGTGATGACCATCACCTTCAATTGGCTTAACTAAATGTGTGATTTGCGCTTTAAATGCCGTATCAAGCTGAGCTTGTTTTGCTAATTCACGAATTAAATCATCGCTAATTTTTGGCATTTTAGTTGAGTAGTTCATAGTAATGAAACGAATGAACTTACGAGTACCACTTGCAGGGAAGTTATCTAAGAACTTGTGCAATGCTTCTTCTGCACTTTGTAGTGCAAAACGAGTCGCATAATGGAAGTAAGGAGCCGCTTGCTCACGCTCGCTGCTTGCTACTTTTTGCTCGTAATACTTAATAGATGCCATAGCTGCATACAAGAAGCTCATTACATCGCCTAAACGTGCTGAAAGCATTTCAGCCTGCTTTAATTTACCGCCAAGTACTAGTAACGAGAAGTCAGCATATACAGCTAATTTAGCTGATAGTTTATGTACTGCTTTTTCGTAGTCACGTACTTCTGGTAATGCAGAGCTTGCGCCAGCAGTAAATGGTAGTACACCTAAACGGAATGCACGTAAGCTATTTGCTGTGCTGTAACCAACCGTTTTACGTAAAATACCGTTAAATTCTGCATCTGCGTTTTTGTCATCGCTGTGGATAGACTCAACCATAGATTGTAAGTATGGGTGACAACGCATAACACCTTGGCCAAAGATCATCAGGTTGCGAGTAAGAATGTTCGCGCCCTCTACCGTAATGGCAATTGGCTGCGCCACATAACCGCTAGCAAGTGTATTTTGAGGACCGTTCTGAATTGCTTTACCCGCTTGAATATCCATTGCTGAGTCAAGCACATCACGGCCAAGCTCTGTCATATGGTATTTAGCGATTGCAGTTACTACCGATGGTTTTAAGCCCATGCCTAAACCTTCAGTTGTCAGTACTCGCATTGCTTCTTGTAGGTATGTTTTACCTGCAATGTCAGCTAGCTTTTCTTGAATACCTTCAAATTGGCCAATTGATAAACCAAACTGTTCACGCACGGCTGCATATTCAGAAGCTGACTTTAACGCCACTTGCGCTGTACTTACACCTAACGCTGGTAATGAAATACCACGACCTGCGCCTAAACAGCTAACTAGCATTTGCCAACCGCGACCGATGTTTTTCTGACCACCGATAACAAAGTCCATTGGTACAAATACTTTGTTACCACGCGTAGTACCGTTGTAAAAACGAATACCCATAGGATCATGACGATTACCAAGCTCTACGCCTGGGTGCTCTTTTGGAATAAGGGCACAAGTAATACCTAGGTTTTCTTTACCACCTAATAAACCATCAGGGTCAACTACTTTAAACGCTAAACCAAGTACAGTAGCAATTGGCGCGAGTGTAATGTAGCGTTTGTCCCATGTGATTTCTAGACCAAGTACTTCTTCGCCGTTGTACATGCCTTTTGTTACAGTACCTACATCAGGAATACCGCCTGCATCAGAACCTGCTTCTGGGCTGGTTAATGCAAAACATGGAATGTCTGTACCATTTGCTAAACGTGGTAAGTAATGTGCCTGTTGCTCCTCTGTACCGAAGTGAAGTAGTAACTCACCTGGGCCTAACGAGTTTGGTACCATTACAGTTACCGCAACCGCT
Proteins encoded:
- a CDS encoding GNAT family N-acetyltransferase — its product is MQIETQRLTLKPISKDDWEFFEELHQSSGVLKYVSDPFTESEISERFNSRLGEWKKTSNQWLTLTIIEHATGNKIGVTGFFPEWEPYQQAELGFLLSPKFQGKGYGKESTKAVIEYAFNQCNFHKVIATVTEGNSPSFNLLKALGFTHEGTIRDNFKLGGNWCNDLKLGLLNHEYNAI
- a CDS encoding integron integrase codes for the protein MKTRSPFLNYIAEYMLVRQYSLRTVDTYLRWIASYIHFHNKRHPASMGDNEVERYLEHLVLKQNVAPRTQATALNSLSFLYKHIIKKELSLNLNFAHSKKQAKLPVVMTQEEVKMLMAHLNKRYYLIAALMYGSGLRVMEAVQLRVKDIDFDYKCIQVWNGKGNKHRIVTLATELIPMLRNQILNVDDYLKLDLNNTEYAGVWMPYALTKKYPSAAKSLAWQYLFPSHILSSDPQSGEIRRHHFHHSCIRKEVKRAVQKSGLTKIITPHTLRHSFATHLLQNGADIRTVQAQLGHSDVKTTQIYTHVLQQGANGVVSPFSRL
- a CDS encoding acyl-CoA dehydrogenase; this translates as MSLRTKLKKVLPSISVTEQEALDAGDVWLEGSIYQGKPDFSALRDVPAAKLTADEQAFLDGPVQELLSMIDDSVIQNGIHLPNDILEFLKKERFFSLIIPKSFGGLEFSPYANSTIVGTIATKSSAVAVTVMVPNSLGPGELLLHFGTEEQQAHYLPRLANGTDIPCFALTSPEAGSDAGGIPDVGTVTKGMYNGEEVLGLEITWDKRYITLAPIATVLGLAFKVVDPDGLLGGKENLGITCALIPKEHPGVELGNRHDPMGIRFYNGTTRGNKVFVPMDFVIGGQKNIGRGWQMLVSCLGAGRGISLPALGVSTAQVALKSASEYAAVREQFGLSIGQFEGIQEKLADIAGKTYLQEAMRVLTTEGLGMGLKPSVVTAIAKYHMTELGRDVLDSAMDIQAGKAIQNGPQNTLASGYVAQPIAITVEGANILTRNLMIFGQGVMRCHPYLQSMVESIHSDDKNADAEFNGILRKTVGYSTANSLRAFRLGVLPFTAGASSALPEVRDYEKAVHKLSAKLAVYADFSLLVLGGKLKQAEMLSARLGDVMSFLYAAMASIKYYEQKVASSEREQAAPYFHYATRFALQSAEEALHKFLDNFPASGTRKFIRFITMNYSTKMPKISDDLIRELAKQAQLDTAFKAQITHLVKPIEGDGHHINEQAYKAKMASLELLAKVKKALRAKTFKPGTRFSITLENALAAKVINDAEFVQLSDYNKKREKAIRVDEFDFDMNILDDNAQPVNPLKSVVNQ